Proteins found in one Corynebacterium zhongnanshanii genomic segment:
- the betT gene encoding choline BCCT transporter BetT → MSDRDITEEESTPHAIVGTVSEESAGEAQAHENKPNWVVVGFTAVFTIAVSIWAYVSSSSFEHVVTATTGWLTGNLGWLYVGTVAIVLGFMVWIAVSSAGNIRLGPDHSRPQYSLFSWSAMLFAAGIGIGILFYSVAEPIAQYVNPPVGEGQSQEALQNAVVWTLFHYGISGWALYALMGLAFGYYAYRLNMPLAIRSALYPIIGKRIHGPVGEAVDVVAMLGTIFGVAASLGIGVVQLNFGLNLIFDLPENVGVQIALIVLAIGVATLSAVSGVDKGIKRLSEINVYLASALLVIILVTGRTGFLLDSLVKNMGDYLYKLPLWSFETFSYSQTPEATQQWMSNWTLFFWAWWVAWAPFVGLFLARISRGRTFRQFIIGTLIVPFLFLALWASFLGNAALDRVQSGDRDFLEATVNSPERGFYMMLQDLPLGTWVIVLALVTGMLFFVTSADSGALVMAKFSSTSHDPQHDGAPWMRILWSVSVGVLTIAMLQVDGINTLQMATLIVGMPFMIVIFLIMLGLVRSIRREKAQLESRAVALHSAISGRTGGVEDQWEERLDRSVSFPDADESNEYIRTIAAPALEDVARALEDRDYRPTLLIRQDTETCVQQLDLSVPFGEDPAFRYQLFPLKHDAPGFHPGEKSYIRLEVFGMNGSLGYDVNGYTKKQLISNVLDLFDRHLEYLHMQKDFHGTSDLSEYQQDAPEWNADFGTQQ, encoded by the coding sequence GTGAGTGACAGAGACATCACCGAAGAGGAATCCACCCCGCACGCCATCGTGGGCACCGTGTCCGAGGAGTCCGCGGGTGAGGCGCAGGCGCACGAGAACAAGCCCAACTGGGTGGTGGTCGGCTTCACCGCGGTGTTCACCATCGCCGTGAGTATCTGGGCCTACGTCAGCTCGTCTTCGTTTGAGCACGTGGTTACCGCAACCACCGGCTGGCTGACCGGGAACCTGGGCTGGCTGTACGTGGGAACCGTGGCCATCGTGCTGGGGTTCATGGTGTGGATTGCCGTGTCCAGCGCGGGCAATATCCGGCTGGGGCCCGATCATTCACGGCCGCAATACTCCCTGTTTTCCTGGTCGGCGATGCTGTTCGCCGCGGGTATCGGCATCGGTATCCTGTTCTATTCCGTGGCTGAGCCGATTGCGCAATACGTGAACCCTCCCGTGGGGGAGGGGCAATCCCAGGAGGCGCTACAGAATGCCGTGGTCTGGACGCTGTTTCACTACGGCATCTCCGGGTGGGCGCTGTATGCGCTGATGGGATTGGCTTTTGGTTACTACGCCTACCGCCTGAACATGCCTTTGGCCATCCGCTCGGCGCTGTATCCCATCATCGGCAAGCGCATCCACGGGCCGGTGGGGGAGGCTGTGGACGTGGTGGCCATGCTGGGAACCATCTTCGGCGTGGCTGCCTCCCTGGGTATCGGCGTGGTGCAGCTGAACTTCGGCTTAAACCTGATCTTCGACCTGCCGGAAAACGTGGGCGTTCAGATCGCGCTCATTGTCCTGGCGATTGGCGTGGCGACCCTCTCCGCCGTCTCCGGCGTGGACAAGGGCATCAAAAGGCTGAGCGAGATCAACGTCTATCTGGCCTCGGCGCTGCTGGTGATCATCCTGGTGACCGGCCGCACGGGATTCCTGCTGGACTCGTTGGTCAAGAACATGGGCGACTACCTCTACAAGCTGCCCCTGTGGTCCTTCGAAACCTTCTCCTACAGCCAAACCCCCGAGGCCACGCAGCAGTGGATGTCCAACTGGACCCTGTTCTTCTGGGCCTGGTGGGTGGCATGGGCACCGTTCGTGGGATTGTTCCTCGCCCGCATCTCGCGCGGGCGAACCTTCCGCCAATTCATCATCGGCACCCTGATTGTGCCCTTTCTCTTTCTCGCGCTGTGGGCGTCGTTTTTGGGCAATGCGGCCCTCGACCGCGTCCAGAGCGGCGATCGTGACTTCCTTGAGGCCACGGTCAACAGCCCCGAGCGCGGCTTCTACATGATGCTGCAGGATCTGCCGCTGGGCACGTGGGTGATCGTCCTGGCGCTGGTGACGGGCATGCTGTTCTTCGTCACCTCGGCGGACTCCGGCGCGTTGGTGATGGCTAAGTTCTCCTCGACCTCCCACGATCCTCAGCACGACGGTGCCCCGTGGATGCGCATCCTGTGGTCCGTGTCCGTAGGTGTGCTGACCATCGCCATGCTGCAGGTGGACGGCATCAACACCCTCCAGATGGCCACGTTGATTGTGGGCATGCCGTTCATGATCGTGATCTTCCTGATCATGCTGGGGCTCGTGCGGTCGATTCGGCGCGAGAAGGCCCAGCTGGAATCCCGCGCCGTGGCGCTGCACTCCGCGATCTCCGGCCGCACCGGGGGCGTGGAGGACCAATGGGAGGAGCGCCTGGATCGCTCCGTCAGCTTCCCCGATGCGGACGAGTCCAACGAGTACATCCGCACCATCGCCGCCCCCGCGCTGGAGGACGTGGCGCGCGCCCTGGAGGATCGTGACTACCGGCCCACACTTCTGATCCGCCAGGACACCGAGACGTGCGTCCAACAGCTGGACCTGTCCGTGCCTTTCGGCGAGGACCCGGCGTTCCGCTACCAGCTGTTCCCCCTGAAGCACGACGCCCCCGGCTTCCATCCTGGCGAGAAATCATATATTCGCCTGGAGGTCTTCGGCATGAATGGTTCCCTGGGCTACGACGTCAACGGCTACACCAAGAAGCAGCTCATCAGCAACGTCCTGGACCTCTTCGACCGTCACCTGGAGTACCTGCACATGCAGAAGGACTTCCACGGGACATCGGACTTGAGCGAGTACCAGCAGGACGCGCCCGAGTGGAATGCGGACTTCGGGACGCAGCAGTAG
- a CDS encoding Tex family protein, which produces MAGMNSNSIAQKIAQELQCQPQHVQAVIELLDEGSTVPFIARYRKELTGGMDDTQLRSLEQRLTYLRELEDRRATVLKAIEDQGKLTDELRAQILDVDTKARLEDLYLPYKTTRRTKATIAREAGLQPLADLLREGTDRDPAELAAEYITEGFDDAKAVLTGARSIVIEELSTNADLVGSIREEFFERGYAQASVVAGKEEAGAKYRNYFDFHEPFSKLPSHRILALLRGESEGVLQVNFEPGHPDQLDEAHEYFQGRIAHLAGLEATGDAADKFRAECVRFGWRTKLAVSSAVDTRVRLKERADQAAVEVFSRNLKDLLLAAPAGQRAVLGLDPGYRNGVKCAVVDRTGKVLDTVIVYPHNGQARWEEARMILAQLAAKYSVELLAVGNGTASRETEKLSREICELITQADAAVRPQTVIVSESGASVYSASELAAEEFPDMDVSLRGAVSIARRLQDPLAELVKIDPKSIGVGQYQHDVNQTLLAQGLEAVVEDAVNSVGVDVNSASAPLLRRVAGVSSTVADNIVAYRDEHGAFASRKELLKVPRLGPKAFEQAAGFLRIQGGTDRLDSSAVHPEAYPLVHRIVESTGLDVDALIGNSAVLTSLRPADFADERFGVPTVTDVLAELDKPGRDPRPRFATATLKEGVEKVSDVTPGMILEGTVTNVAAFGAFVDIGVHQDGLVHVSAMSDRFVSDPHEIVSSGQVVKVKVMDVDVQRNRIGLSLRLNDEPGGGAPAGERPKKRSQKKQQKQNNQRAASGSMADALKRAGFGR; this is translated from the coding sequence ATGGCTGGAATGAATTCGAACTCGATTGCTCAGAAGATCGCGCAGGAGTTGCAGTGCCAGCCCCAGCATGTCCAGGCCGTCATTGAACTGTTGGACGAGGGCAGCACCGTTCCGTTTATCGCCCGCTACCGCAAGGAACTGACCGGCGGGATGGATGATACTCAGCTGCGTTCCCTGGAACAGCGGCTGACGTACCTGCGCGAACTGGAGGATCGGCGCGCCACCGTCCTCAAGGCCATCGAGGACCAGGGCAAGCTCACCGACGAGCTGCGTGCACAGATTCTGGACGTGGATACCAAGGCACGCCTGGAGGACCTGTACCTGCCGTACAAAACCACCCGCCGCACCAAGGCCACCATCGCGCGCGAGGCTGGCCTGCAACCCCTGGCCGACCTGCTGCGGGAGGGGACTGATCGTGATCCTGCCGAACTCGCCGCCGAGTACATCACCGAGGGATTTGACGACGCCAAGGCGGTCCTCACCGGAGCGCGCTCCATTGTCATTGAGGAATTGTCCACAAACGCCGACCTGGTGGGCTCCATCCGTGAAGAGTTCTTTGAGCGAGGATACGCCCAGGCGTCGGTGGTGGCGGGGAAGGAAGAGGCCGGCGCGAAGTATCGCAACTACTTCGACTTTCACGAGCCGTTTTCCAAGCTTCCCTCACACCGCATCCTGGCGTTGTTGCGCGGAGAATCCGAAGGCGTGCTGCAGGTGAACTTCGAGCCGGGGCACCCCGATCAGCTGGACGAGGCGCACGAGTATTTCCAAGGGCGCATCGCTCACCTGGCTGGTCTGGAGGCCACCGGGGACGCCGCAGATAAGTTCCGCGCCGAGTGCGTGCGCTTTGGCTGGCGCACCAAGCTGGCGGTGAGCTCCGCCGTGGACACCCGCGTGCGTTTGAAGGAGCGTGCGGACCAGGCGGCGGTGGAGGTGTTCTCCCGCAACCTGAAGGATCTTCTTCTGGCGGCCCCCGCAGGCCAGCGCGCGGTCCTGGGATTGGACCCGGGCTACCGCAACGGCGTGAAGTGCGCGGTGGTGGATCGCACCGGCAAGGTGCTGGACACGGTCATCGTGTATCCGCACAACGGCCAGGCGCGCTGGGAGGAGGCGCGCATGATCCTGGCGCAGCTGGCAGCGAAGTACTCCGTGGAGCTGCTGGCCGTGGGCAACGGGACAGCCTCTCGGGAAACCGAGAAGCTGTCCCGGGAGATCTGCGAGCTCATCACGCAGGCGGACGCGGCCGTGCGCCCACAGACGGTGATCGTCTCCGAGTCCGGTGCGTCGGTCTACTCGGCCTCCGAGCTGGCGGCCGAGGAGTTCCCGGACATGGACGTGTCCCTGCGTGGTGCGGTGTCCATTGCACGCCGCCTGCAGGACCCGCTGGCGGAGCTTGTGAAGATTGACCCGAAGTCCATTGGCGTGGGTCAGTACCAGCACGATGTGAACCAAACGCTGCTGGCCCAGGGCCTGGAGGCCGTGGTGGAGGACGCTGTGAACTCCGTGGGAGTGGATGTGAACTCGGCGTCCGCGCCGCTGCTGCGGCGCGTGGCCGGAGTGTCCTCCACGGTAGCGGACAACATCGTGGCCTACCGGGATGAACACGGCGCCTTTGCCTCCCGCAAAGAGTTGCTCAAGGTGCCACGGCTCGGCCCGAAGGCCTTCGAGCAGGCCGCCGGCTTTTTGAGGATCCAGGGTGGCACGGACCGCCTGGACTCCTCAGCTGTGCACCCCGAGGCATACCCGCTGGTGCACAGGATCGTGGAGTCCACGGGGCTGGACGTGGATGCCCTCATCGGCAACAGCGCGGTGCTGACATCCTTGCGTCCCGCGGACTTCGCCGACGAACGCTTCGGTGTACCCACCGTGACGGACGTGCTGGCGGAGCTGGACAAGCCGGGCCGCGACCCGCGCCCACGCTTTGCCACCGCTACCTTGAAGGAGGGTGTGGAGAAGGTTTCCGATGTCACACCGGGCATGATCCTGGAGGGCACCGTGACCAACGTGGCTGCCTTCGGCGCCTTCGTGGACATCGGAGTGCACCAGGATGGCCTGGTGCACGTCTCCGCCATGAGTGATCGTTTCGTCTCTGACCCGCACGAGATTGTCTCCTCAGGCCAGGTGGTGAAGGTCAAGGTGATGGATGTGGATGTGCAGCGCAACCGCATCGGACTGAGCTTGCGCCTCAACGACGAGCCCGGCGGTGGTGCTCCCGCGGGAGAGCGTCCCAAGAAGCGGTCCCAGAAAAAGCAGCAGAAGCAGAACAACCAGCGCGCGGCGTCGGGTTCCATGGCCGACGCGCTGAAACGCGCAGGATTTGGCCGCTAG